DNA from Candidatus Cloacimonas acidaminovorans str. Evry:
CGTAAATATGGAAATTATCTGCCGAATTTTATGGCAGAATATACCGGTGATACAATGTGGGCATTAGCTTTTTATGCTTTATTCTGGATGTTTTTTCCCCGTAAAAGGAATTGGGAGATTGCTTTGTTAACCTTTGATTTTTCCTGCTTAATTGAACTTAGCCAATTGTGGCATCCTGTATGGCTGGAAAAAATCCGTTCCACTATTATCGGTGGTTTACTTTTAGGTTTTGGTTTTCGTTATACTGACCTTTTTTGTTATTTTGCCGGTTGTCTTTTGGGTTTTCTTATTTTTTCTTTAGGTAAAAGCAGGAGAAGCAATAAAAAGCTATTTGGGGAGGCAACTTGCTTATAAAAATAACCTTTTCATCTTTTTTGATTGACGAAAATCGTCTCTTTTGCTATTATGGAATAAAATATGTTTATAGATAAGGATATATAACCCTGGAGGTTAAAAAAATGCTGCAAGGAACTTATGTTGCCCTCATTACACCCTTTAAAAATGGCAGTATTGACTGGACTGCTTTAGAAGACCTGATTCAGTTTCATCTGGATAATGGAACAACAGGTATTTTACTTTTAGGAACAACTGCTGAAACAAGCGCTCTGGCTTCCGATGAAAAAGATGCTCTTTTGCGTTTTGCTCTGAAAAAAATTGACGGAAAGTTACCTGTTATAATTGGCACCGGAACAAACAATTTACATCAGACCCTGGCTTCCACGCAAAAAGCAAAAGAATTAGGAGCTGATTATGCTTTGGTTATTACTCCCTATTACATCAAGCCCACGCAAAAAGGGATGTTGGAATACTTTGGCATCATTGCTTCCAAAATTGATATTCCCATTGTGATTTATAATGTCCCCGGTAGAACAGGAGTGAATATTACTGCTGCTACCACTGTTGAATTGGCAAAGACCTATCCCAATATTGTCGGTATTAAAGATGCCAGCGGAAATTTAGTGCAGGTAACGCAAATTGTGCGTGACGCTCCGGAAAATTTTTCCGTGATGTGCGGTGAAGATGCTTTGAACCTTCCTTTAATTGCTATTGGAGCTAAAGGAACTATTTCTGTTACCGCTAATGTAGCTCCAAAACTGATGAGTGAACATATTGCCACCTGTTTGAAGGGTGATTTTATTACAGCAGCCAAACAGCATCAATATTTGGCTCGCTTAAATGAAATGATGTTTATTGAAACCAATCCTATTCCCGCGAAAGAGGCACTGGCAATGATGGGAAAAATTACTTTGGCATTTCGCAGTCCGATGTGTCCTCTAATGGAAAACAATCGTGCTCTGCTAAAACAATGTCTGCAGGACTATAAACTGATATAAGAGGTAATAAATGAAACAAAAAAAGTTGCTCTATGGCTTCCAGCTGATTGAAAAGAAAGAAATTAAAGAGATAAAGGTAACTGCCTATCGCTATCAGCATTTGCAAAGCGGTGCAGAACTTATGCACTATGAATGTGATGATGATAACAAGGTTTTTATGATCGGGTTTAAAACAGTTCCAGAAGATAATACCGGTTGCCCTCATATTATGGAACACTCAGTCCTGAACGGGAGTAAAAACTTTCCTGCCAAAAGCACTTTTATGGAACTGGTTAAAGGAAGTATGAACACTTTTGTGAATGCTATGACCTTTACCGATATGACCTGCTATCCTGTAGCCAGCACCAATAATAAGGATTTTATAAACTTGATGCGGGTTTACCTGGATGCGGTGTTTTTCCCCAATATTTATAATGAACCCAATATTTTACATCAGGAGGGATGGCATTTGGAATTGACCTCCGAAGATGCTCCTTTGAACTATAGGGGTGTTGTTTATAACGAAATGAAGGGTGCTTTATCCTCTCCCGAAAACAGTATCAATAGAAAATCCCGTCAAGCACAGTTTCCTGATACACCCTACGGTTTTGAAAGTGGAGGTGATCCTGAAGCCATACCGGAACTAACTTACGAAAAGTTTATTGCTTTTCACCAAAAATACTATCATCCTGCCAACAGCAAAATAACTCTTTATGGCGATATGGATATTGAGGAAACCCTGAAAATAATAGATGAGGAATACCTTTCCCAATTTGAAGATAACAACGAAAAAGTGCAAATTTCTCTCCAAGAACCCTTCGGCAAAACCAAAGTGCTGAAAATGGAAATCCCTGTGGAAGAAGGCAAAGATATTGAGGATCAATATTATCTTGCCCTTAACTGGACTTACGGACAGATTACCGATAAATACCTGTCTCAGACATTAAAAGCATTAGCGGAAATGCTGATGGATACTCCTGCTTCACCCTTAAAAAAGGCAATTCAGGATTCTGGCTATGCTAAAGACAGCACAATCGTTGTTGAAGATGATATCTTGCAGCCAACCGTATTTCTGCTCTGTAAACAAGTGAAAAAGGAAAATATTGAACCCTTGACCAAACTGATCAAACAGGAACTGAAAAGGATAGTGAAAGAAGGTCTGGATAAAAAACTGATTGAAGCGGTTATCAATAAAATGGAATTTAACTTGCGGGAAGCTCAATATAGATTTTATCCCAGGGGCTTGATTTATGCCCTTAATTCACAAGGACTTTGGATGCATAACGGCAATCCGGTAGATAAACTTGCCTTTGAGCCAATGCTGAAAGAACTACGCAAGGGACTGAAAGAACCCTATTTTGAAGAACTTATAGAAAAAGCAATCCTGAATAATAAACACTCCAGCCAAATTACCTTTGTTCCCGTCCCAGGTTTGATTCAAAAAATGGAACAGGAAACCGCGGAAAAATTAGCTACTCTGAAAAAGAAAATGACCAAAAAAGAAATTGCCAAACTAATTGAATTCAACAAAAAACTGATTCAATGGCAGCAGGAACCCGAAACCAAGGAAAATCTGGAAAAAATACCTATGCTTTCCTTAAGTGACCTCAATCCTGAGGCAAAACACTATCCTACCGAAGAAGACATCTGGAACGATATTAAACTGCTGAAACATCCTGCAACCACCAACGGAATTGTTTATTTCAAATCCTACTTTGACCTTGCCCATGCAGAAGAAGAAGACCTGCCCTGGATTAAGCTTTACACTCAACTGGTGGAATGGATGAACAGTGAAAATTACAGCTATGCAAAACGCTCTA
Protein-coding regions in this window:
- a CDS encoding ribosomal maturation YjgA family protein, with translation MVIVLSAILGIGSRKYGNYLPNFMAEYTGDTMWALAFYALFWMFFPRKRNWEIALLTFDFSCLIELSQLWHPVWLEKIRSTIIGGLLLGFGFRYTDLFCYFAGCLLGFLIFSLGKSRRSNKKLFGEATCL
- the dapA gene encoding 4-hydroxy-tetrahydrodipicolinate synthase; this translates as MLQGTYVALITPFKNGSIDWTALEDLIQFHLDNGTTGILLLGTTAETSALASDEKDALLRFALKKIDGKLPVIIGTGTNNLHQTLASTQKAKELGADYALVITPYYIKPTQKGMLEYFGIIASKIDIPIVIYNVPGRTGVNITAATTVELAKTYPNIVGIKDASGNLVQVTQIVRDAPENFSVMCGEDALNLPLIAIGAKGTISVTANVAPKLMSEHIATCLKGDFITAAKQHQYLARLNEMMFIETNPIPAKEALAMMGKITLAFRSPMCPLMENNRALLKQCLQDYKLI
- a CDS encoding insulinase family protein, with translation MKQKKLLYGFQLIEKKEIKEIKVTAYRYQHLQSGAELMHYECDDDNKVFMIGFKTVPEDNTGCPHIMEHSVLNGSKNFPAKSTFMELVKGSMNTFVNAMTFTDMTCYPVASTNNKDFINLMRVYLDAVFFPNIYNEPNILHQEGWHLELTSEDAPLNYRGVVYNEMKGALSSPENSINRKSRQAQFPDTPYGFESGGDPEAIPELTYEKFIAFHQKYYHPANSKITLYGDMDIEETLKIIDEEYLSQFEDNNEKVQISLQEPFGKTKVLKMEIPVEEGKDIEDQYYLALNWTYGQITDKYLSQTLKALAEMLMDTPASPLKKAIQDSGYAKDSTIVVEDDILQPTVFLLCKQVKKENIEPLTKLIKQELKRIVKEGLDKKLIEAVINKMEFNLREAQYRFYPRGLIYALNSQGLWMHNGNPVDKLAFEPMLKELRKGLKEPYFEELIEKAILNNKHSSQITFVPVPGLIQKMEQETAEKLATLKKKMTKKEIAKLIEFNKKLIQWQQEPETKENLEKIPMLSLSDLNPEAKHYPTEEDIWNDIKLLKHPATTNGIVYFKSYFDLAHAEEEDLPWIKLYTQLVEWMNSENYSYAKRSTEIDSNTGGIYLDIALYNSYQTPDDILPKILLRGKAVKNKFGKLMELASDFALKPLFDEPERLKKLLAELKAKSEAMLSFRGHTIAIQRMLKPLSQIYHWIDITNGLGYYHFLCDLVSNMDSAIDEIMDELNWIKKTFFTTHNMIISITADADIIPSAIEKLGTFADNVSTEAFAPVESHFAVRQFNEGIYAPVQVQFCAKGGNFFRKGYSYSGKLRVLNNILRSSYLYQELRVKGGAYGNMSDFTLGGYLYFVSYRDPNLRETLEVYNTVPEFLRNFDCDKREFDKYVIGEISSLDFPLTPEGMGDKADEDYITGFTFEDRQQIRDEVLSAKIEDMRNYAELIEAVMSKNHYAVFGSETKVKEAADLFDAITPALR